A region from the Citrobacter koseri ATCC BAA-895 genome encodes:
- the dhaR gene encoding dihydroxyacetone kinase operon transcriptional regulator DhaR, whose product MTAQTQDIGKEVSSVIAQSWHRCSKFMQRETWQTPHQAQGLTFESICRRKTALLTIGQAALEDAWEFMDGRPCALFILDESACILNRCGDPGTLEKLAELGFLDGSYCAESIIGSCALSLATMPGQPTKTAGEQHFKQALHPWSFCSTPVFDNHGRLFGSISLCCLVEHQSVSDLSLTLAIAREVGNSLLTDSLLAESNRHLNQMYGLLESMDDGVMAWNEQGVLQFLNARAATMLHLDTQASQGKNIHDLVNLPALLRRAIKHARGLSHVEVTFESQHQFVDAVITLKPIVEEQGNSFILLLHPVEQMRQLMTSQLGKVSHTFEQMSTDDPETRRLIHFGRQAARGSFPVLLCGEEGVGKELLSQAIHNESERASGPYIAVNCQLYANSVLGQDFMGSAPTDDENGRLSRLELASGGTLFLEKIEYLAPELQSALLQVIKQGVLTRLDARRLIPVDVKVIATTTVDLANLVEQNRFSRQLYYALHSFEIIIPPLRARRNSIPSLVYNRLNGLKKRFSTSLKVDDDALAQLVAYSWPGNDFELNSVIENIAISSDNGHIRLSNLPEYLFSERPGVDTTSSLLPASLTFTAIEKEAIIHAARVTSGRVQEMSHLLNIGRTTLWRKMKQYDIDASQFKRKHHD is encoded by the coding sequence ATGACGGCTCAGACGCAGGACATCGGGAAGGAAGTATCTTCCGTCATCGCTCAGTCATGGCATCGTTGCAGCAAGTTTATGCAGCGAGAAACCTGGCAGACGCCGCACCAGGCGCAAGGGCTGACCTTTGAATCGATTTGCCGACGCAAAACGGCGTTGCTGACGATAGGCCAGGCTGCGCTGGAAGATGCCTGGGAGTTCATGGATGGACGACCTTGCGCGCTGTTTATCCTGGATGAATCCGCCTGTATCTTAAACCGCTGCGGCGACCCCGGGACGCTGGAGAAACTGGCGGAACTGGGCTTTCTCGACGGCAGCTATTGTGCGGAAAGCATCATCGGCAGCTGTGCGCTGTCGCTGGCGACCATGCCGGGGCAACCAACCAAAACGGCCGGAGAGCAGCATTTTAAACAGGCGCTGCATCCGTGGTCATTCTGCTCAACCCCGGTATTTGATAATCACGGCCGCCTGTTTGGCTCCATTTCGCTCTGCTGTCTGGTGGAGCACCAGTCAGTTTCTGATTTATCGCTGACGCTGGCGATCGCCCGTGAAGTGGGAAATTCACTGTTAACTGATAGCCTGTTGGCCGAGTCTAATCGTCATCTGAATCAGATGTACGGGCTGCTGGAAAGCATGGATGATGGCGTTATGGCGTGGAACGAGCAGGGCGTGTTGCAGTTTCTCAACGCGCGGGCGGCCACGATGCTGCATCTGGATACGCAGGCCAGCCAGGGGAAAAACATCCATGATCTGGTCAATTTGCCTGCCTTGCTGCGTCGCGCCATTAAACACGCCCGCGGGTTGAGCCATGTCGAAGTGACTTTTGAAAGTCAGCATCAGTTTGTTGATGCCGTCATTACCCTGAAACCGATAGTTGAGGAGCAGGGCAACAGCTTTATTCTGCTGCTGCACCCGGTGGAGCAAATGCGCCAGTTGATGACCAGTCAACTGGGGAAAGTGAGCCATACCTTTGAACAGATGTCGACGGACGATCCAGAAACACGTCGGTTGATCCACTTTGGCCGCCAGGCGGCGAGGGGGAGCTTCCCGGTTCTGCTGTGTGGTGAAGAAGGGGTGGGCAAAGAGCTTCTCAGCCAGGCTATCCACAACGAAAGCGAGCGCGCGAGCGGGCCTTATATCGCCGTAAACTGCCAGCTCTATGCCAATAGCGTACTGGGGCAGGATTTTATGGGCAGTGCGCCAACCGATGATGAAAATGGTCGTCTGAGCCGCCTTGAACTGGCGAGCGGTGGCACGCTGTTTCTGGAAAAAATTGAATATCTGGCGCCGGAGTTGCAGTCCGCGCTGCTGCAAGTGATCAAGCAGGGCGTGTTAACCCGCCTTGACGCGCGACGTCTGATCCCGGTGGATGTGAAAGTGATCGCGACGACCACGGTTGATCTGGCGAATCTGGTCGAGCAGAACCGCTTTAGCCGTCAGCTTTACTATGCCCTGCATTCGTTTGAAATTATTATTCCTCCGCTGCGCGCGCGGCGTAACAGCATCCCTTCGCTGGTCTATAACCGGCTGAACGGCCTGAAAAAACGCTTTTCAACCAGCCTGAAGGTGGATGATGATGCGCTGGCGCAATTGGTGGCCTATTCCTGGCCGGGCAATGACTTCGAGCTGAACAGCGTCATCGAAAACATTGCTATCAGCAGCGATAACGGCCACATCCGCCTGAGTAATCTGCCGGAATATCTGTTTTCTGAACGCCCCGGCGTGGATACGACATCATCGCTGCTACCCGCCAGTCTGACGTTTACGGCTATCGAGAAAGAGGCGATTATCCATGCCGCCCGCGTCACCAGCGGACGGGTGCAGGAAATGTCTCATTTGCTGAACATTGGCCGCACTACGCTGTGGCGTAAGATGAAGCAGTACGACATCGACGCCAGCCAGTTCAAGCGCAAGCATCACGACTAG
- a CDS encoding glycerol dehydrogenase: MLKVIQSPAKYLQGPDASVLFGQYAKDLADSFFVIADDFVMKLAGEKVLNGLNSHEIRCHAERFNGECSHVEINRLMAILKQKGCRGVVGIGGGKTLDTAKAIGYYQKLPVVIIPTIASTDAPTSALSVIYTEAGEFEEYLIYPKNPDMVVMDTAIIAKAPVRLLVSGMGDALSTWFEAKACYDARATSMAGGQSTAAALSLARLCYDTLLAEGEKARLAAQAGVVTDALERIVEANTYLSGIGFESSGLAGAHAIHNGFTILEECHHLYHGEKVAFGTLAQLVLQNSPMEEIETVLGFCEKVGLPITLAQMGVKDGIEGKIQAVAKATCAEGETIHNMPFEVTPDSVYAAILTADLLGQQWLAR, from the coding sequence ATGCTAAAAGTTATTCAATCTCCAGCCAAATATCTCCAGGGACCTGATGCTTCTGTCTTATTCGGTCAATATGCCAAAGACCTGGCGGACAGCTTTTTCGTGATTGCAGATGACTTCGTCATGAAGCTGGCGGGAGAGAAGGTGCTGAATGGCCTGAATAGCCACGAAATCCGTTGCCACGCAGAACGTTTCAATGGCGAATGCAGCCATGTTGAAATCAACCGTCTGATGGCCATTTTGAAACAAAAAGGCTGCCGTGGCGTGGTGGGGATCGGCGGCGGGAAAACGCTTGATACGGCAAAAGCCATTGGCTACTACCAGAAACTGCCGGTCGTTATTATTCCGACTATTGCGTCCACCGATGCCCCGACCAGCGCATTGTCGGTTATCTATACCGAAGCGGGCGAGTTTGAAGAGTATCTGATCTACCCGAAAAACCCGGATATGGTGGTGATGGACACGGCAATCATCGCCAAAGCACCGGTGCGTTTACTGGTGTCCGGGATGGGGGATGCGCTTTCCACCTGGTTTGAAGCGAAAGCCTGCTATGACGCCAGAGCGACCAGCATGGCGGGCGGGCAGTCTACGGCGGCGGCCTTGAGCCTGGCGCGCCTGTGTTATGATACATTGCTCGCAGAAGGTGAAAAAGCGCGTCTGGCGGCTCAGGCTGGCGTTGTGACTGATGCGCTGGAACGTATCGTTGAAGCCAACACCTATCTCAGCGGCATTGGCTTTGAGAGCAGCGGTCTGGCCGGGGCGCATGCGATTCACAACGGTTTCACTATTCTGGAAGAGTGCCACCATTTGTATCACGGCGAAAAAGTCGCGTTTGGCACGCTGGCGCAACTGGTATTACAGAACAGCCCGATGGAAGAGATCGAAACCGTTCTGGGGTTCTGCGAGAAAGTGGGACTGCCGATTACCCTCGCGCAGATGGGCGTGAAAGACGGCATTGAAGGGAAAATTCAGGCGGTGGCGAAAGCGACCTGCGCGGAAGGCGAAACCATCCACAATATGCCGTTTGAGGTGACGCCGGACAGCGTTTATGCCGCGATTCTGACGGCGGATCTGTTAGGCCAGCAGTGGCTGGCGCGTTAA
- a CDS encoding glycerone kinase: protein MTQFFFNQRPHLVNDVIEGTIISSPWNNLVRLESDPAIRVVVRRDLNRSNVAVISGGGSGHEPAHVGFIGKGMLTAAVCGDLFASPSVDAVLTAIQAVTGDAGCLLIVKNYTGDRLNFGLAAEKARRLGYNVEMLIVGDDISLPDNKHPRGIAGTILVHKVAGYFAKRGYNLATVLREAQYAANNTVSLGVAISSCHLPQETENAPRHHPNQSELGMGIHGEPGASVIDTQNSAQIVRLMADKLLSALPETGRLAVMVNNLGGVSVAEMAIITRELARSPLHKRIDWLIGPASLVTALDMKGFSLTAMVLEESIEKALLSGVETSSWQTPVPPREITIMPSSLQSARVEFQPSENALVAGIVEQITRTLSDLEMDLNALDAKVGDGDTGSTFAAGAREIAGLLHRQQLPLDHLATLFALIGERLTVVMGGSSGVLMSIFFTAAGQKLEQGASVAEALNTGLAQMKYYGGADEGDRTMIDALQPALTSLLAQPQDLHAAFSAAQNGAERTCQSSKANAGRASYLSSESLLGNMDPGAHAVAMVFKALAESHNA from the coding sequence ATGACTCAATTCTTTTTTAACCAGCGACCCCATCTCGTCAACGACGTCATTGAAGGAACGATTATCTCCAGCCCGTGGAACAATCTGGTGCGCCTGGAGAGCGATCCGGCGATTCGTGTCGTGGTTCGCCGCGATCTGAACCGTAGCAACGTCGCGGTGATTTCCGGCGGCGGCTCCGGGCACGAACCTGCCCATGTTGGTTTCATCGGGAAAGGCATGTTAACCGCTGCCGTCTGCGGCGATCTGTTTGCCTCCCCCAGTGTCGATGCAGTGCTGACCGCTATCCAGGCGGTCACTGGCGACGCCGGCTGCCTGTTAATCGTAAAAAACTATACCGGCGATCGTCTGAACTTCGGCCTTGCGGCAGAGAAAGCGCGCCGTCTGGGCTACAACGTTGAAATGCTGATTGTCGGGGATGACATTTCGCTGCCAGACAATAAGCACCCGCGCGGTATCGCGGGCACCATTCTGGTTCATAAAGTCGCCGGCTATTTTGCCAAACGCGGCTACAACCTGGCGACCGTCTTGCGTGAAGCGCAGTACGCCGCCAACAATACCGTGAGTCTTGGCGTTGCGATTTCCAGTTGCCATCTGCCGCAGGAGACGGAGAACGCACCACGCCATCATCCTAATCAGTCTGAGCTGGGCATGGGGATCCACGGTGAACCCGGCGCATCAGTCATTGATACCCAAAACAGCGCGCAGATTGTGCGCCTGATGGCCGACAAACTCCTCTCCGCTCTGCCTGAGACCGGTCGTCTGGCGGTGATGGTCAATAACCTTGGCGGCGTCTCCGTCGCGGAAATGGCCATCATCACGCGTGAACTGGCGCGCAGCCCGCTGCATAAACGCATCGACTGGCTTATCGGCCCGGCTTCGCTGGTGACTGCGCTGGATATGAAAGGTTTTTCACTGACGGCAATGGTGCTGGAAGAAAGTATCGAAAAAGCGTTGCTCTCCGGGGTGGAAACCAGCAGTTGGCAAACGCCGGTGCCGCCGCGTGAGATAACCATTATGCCATCCTCACTGCAAAGCGCGCGGGTAGAGTTTCAGCCTTCAGAGAACGCGTTAGTTGCCGGGATTGTTGAGCAAATCACCCGCACGCTGTCCGATCTGGAAATGGATCTTAACGCGCTGGATGCCAAAGTCGGCGACGGCGATACCGGCTCAACCTTTGCGGCAGGCGCGCGTGAAATCGCGGGCCTGCTACACCGCCAGCAGTTGCCGCTCGACCATCTCGCCACGCTGTTCGCACTCATTGGCGAACGCCTGACCGTCGTCATGGGCGGCTCCAGCGGTGTGCTGATGTCCATTTTCTTTACCGCTGCGGGGCAGAAACTGGAGCAAGGCGCCAGTGTGGCGGAAGCGCTGAATACCGGTCTGGCGCAGATGAAGTATTACGGTGGCGCGGATGAAGGCGATCGTACCATGATCGACGCTTTACAGCCGGCCCTGACATCGCTGCTTGCGCAGCCACAGGATCTGCACGCGGCCTTTTCCGCCGCGCAAAATGGCGCAGAACGTACCTGTCAGTCCAGCAAAGCCAACGCCGGACGCGCATCCTACCTCAGCAGCGAAAGCCTGCTTGGCAATATGGACCCTGGCGCACACGCCGTGGCAATGGTGTTTAAAGCGCTGGCGGAAAGTCACAACGCCTGA
- a CDS encoding siderophore-interacting protein, which produces MINTSSRYPQRVRNELRFRELTVLRVERISAGFQRIVLGGEALEGFSSRGFDDHTKVFFPEPGSLFVPPTVTDEGIVWGEGVRPASRDYTPLYDEERHELALDFFIHDGGVASTWAVNAREGDTLTIGGPRGSLVVPEDYAYQVYVCDESGMPALRRRLEALERLSVRPHVTALVSVQDAAYQDYLAHLDGFAIEWVVGHDEQAIDERLAQLTVPEADYFIWITGEGKVVKHLSRRFETEQFDPQRVRAAAYWHRKPA; this is translated from the coding sequence ATGATAAATACATCCTCACGCTACCCACAGCGCGTTCGTAACGAACTGCGTTTTCGTGAACTTACCGTTCTGCGCGTCGAGCGTATTAGCGCCGGTTTTCAGCGCATTGTTCTTGGCGGTGAAGCGCTGGAAGGCTTTAGCTCGCGCGGCTTTGACGATCACACCAAAGTGTTTTTCCCTGAACCGGGCAGCCTGTTCGTTCCTCCGACGGTGACGGACGAAGGGATTGTCTGGGGAGAGGGCGTACGTCCTGCTTCCCGCGATTACACGCCCTTATATGATGAAGAGCGGCACGAGCTGGCGCTGGATTTCTTTATTCACGACGGCGGCGTGGCGAGCACATGGGCAGTAAACGCTCGCGAAGGCGACACGCTCACCATCGGTGGGCCGCGTGGATCGCTGGTGGTGCCGGAAGACTATGCATATCAGGTTTATGTCTGCGATGAGTCAGGGATGCCAGCGCTGCGCCGCCGCCTGGAAGCGCTCGAACGCTTGTCCGTTCGCCCGCATGTTACGGCGCTGGTCAGCGTACAGGATGCCGCGTATCAGGATTATCTGGCGCATCTTGATGGCTTTGCCATTGAATGGGTGGTCGGACACGATGAACAGGCGATTGATGAGCGACTGGCGCAATTAACGGTGCCGGAGGCGGATTATTTCATCTGGATCACGGGTGAAGGGAAAGTGGTTAAGCATCTGAGCCGTCGCTTTGAGACGGAACAGTTTGATCCGCAACGGGTGCGCGCCGCAGCATACTGGCATCGTAAGCCGGCTTAA
- a CDS encoding PadR family transcriptional regulator, which translates to MRHHHEGCERAHHHGHEHGCEHRHGRGAGGGRRQRFFGHGELRLVILEILTREASHGYELIKAIENLTLGNYTPSPGVIYPTLDFLQDQEFITIKEEDGGRKQITITEQGQRWLEENREHLEHIHERVKARCVGFELRKNPQMKRALDNFKAVLDLRVNQGGISDAQLKQIIGVIDRAALEISQLD; encoded by the coding sequence ATGCGACATCATCATGAAGGTTGCGAGAGAGCGCATCACCACGGCCATGAACATGGCTGCGAGCACCGTCATGGCCGGGGCGCTGGCGGCGGACGTCGCCAGCGCTTTTTTGGCCACGGCGAACTACGCCTGGTGATTCTGGAAATTTTGACCCGCGAGGCCAGCCACGGTTACGAATTGATTAAAGCCATCGAGAACCTGACGCTGGGCAACTACACCCCAAGCCCAGGCGTGATTTACCCAACGCTGGATTTTCTTCAGGATCAGGAATTTATCACTATCAAAGAAGAGGACGGCGGGCGTAAGCAGATCACCATTACAGAACAGGGGCAACGGTGGCTGGAAGAGAACCGTGAACACCTGGAGCACATCCACGAACGCGTGAAAGCGCGCTGCGTCGGCTTTGAACTGCGTAAGAACCCGCAGATGAAACGGGCGCTGGACAACTTCAAAGCCGTGTTGGATCTGCGGGTGAATCAGGGCGGGATCAGCGACGCGCAGCTTAAGCAGATCATTGGCGTTATCGATCGCGCGGCGCTGGAAATCAGCCAACTGGATTAA
- a CDS encoding methyl-accepting chemotaxis protein has protein sequence MLLHNMKIRSKLFIAFGLFIVLMIVSSGLSLFSLDRTNTSMQNIITHDYPTTVKANLLIDNFQDFVSTQQLMLLDEEGRWSQESQKQLDAISQRITVLLDELSASRHDEASKAIIAGIRDVRQQYLASRFRILQEIQNYNRPAAIQEMMTTTVNIQQAYKAKVQELIAIEDTLMRNAGASVDQDFRTNRAQLILLALISIAAGVIMGWYIVRSITRPLNDAVQFAGAIAEGDLTRTIHIAQKDETGVLLQALMEMKNRLLVIVQEVQNGSENISSAAAQIVAGNQDLAARTEEQASSVEQTAASMEQITATVKNTADHTSEATHLSADAASVVKNNGEMMRQVTQKMRVINETSNRMSDIINLIDSIAFQTNILALNAAVEAARAGEHGRGFAVVAGEVRQLAQKSASSASEIRHLIEDSTSQTQEGMQLVEKASALINGMVDNVEEMDVILREIGQASREQTDGISQINSAIGLIDATTQQNSCLVEESVAAAASLNEQAQHLKEIVKVFRIRTEDVPPA, from the coding sequence ATGCTTTTGCATAACATGAAGATCCGCTCGAAATTATTTATTGCGTTTGGTTTGTTTATTGTACTGATGATCGTGAGTTCTGGCCTTTCGTTGTTCAGCCTGGATCGAACGAATACCAGTATGCAGAACATCATTACTCACGATTATCCCACGACGGTGAAAGCCAACCTGCTGATCGATAATTTTCAGGATTTCGTTAGCACGCAGCAACTGATGCTGCTGGATGAAGAAGGACGCTGGAGCCAGGAGTCGCAAAAGCAGCTGGATGCGATTAGCCAGCGCATTACGGTATTGCTCGATGAACTGTCCGCCAGCCGTCATGACGAGGCCTCAAAGGCTATTATCGCCGGAATTCGCGATGTGCGTCAGCAGTATCTGGCCTCCCGGTTCCGTATTTTGCAGGAAATTCAGAACTATAATCGTCCGGCGGCGATACAGGAAATGATGACGACCACCGTCAACATACAGCAGGCGTATAAAGCTAAAGTACAGGAGCTGATCGCTATTGAAGATACGCTGATGCGCAACGCGGGCGCGTCGGTTGACCAGGATTTTCGCACCAACCGGGCACAGCTGATTCTCCTGGCGCTCATCAGCATTGCCGCCGGAGTGATAATGGGATGGTACATCGTACGTTCCATTACCCGACCGCTTAATGACGCTGTGCAGTTTGCCGGGGCGATTGCGGAGGGGGATTTGACCCGCACGATTCATATCGCGCAAAAGGATGAAACCGGCGTGCTGTTACAGGCGCTGATGGAGATGAAAAACCGTCTGTTGGTGATCGTGCAGGAAGTTCAGAACGGCTCTGAAAATATCTCCAGCGCGGCGGCGCAAATTGTCGCGGGCAACCAGGATCTGGCGGCGCGTACTGAAGAACAGGCCAGTTCTGTTGAGCAAACGGCGGCCTCTATGGAGCAGATTACCGCCACCGTCAAAAATACGGCGGACCACACCAGCGAAGCGACCCATCTTTCTGCCGATGCGGCCAGCGTGGTGAAAAATAACGGTGAGATGATGCGTCAGGTCACGCAAAAAATGCGCGTGATAAATGAGACCTCTAACCGCATGTCCGACATTATCAACCTGATTGATTCTATTGCCTTCCAGACCAACATTCTGGCGCTTAACGCCGCCGTGGAAGCCGCTCGCGCCGGGGAACACGGGCGTGGCTTCGCGGTCGTGGCGGGGGAAGTTCGTCAACTGGCGCAAAAAAGCGCGTCGTCGGCCAGTGAGATCCGCCACCTGATCGAAGACTCTACCAGCCAGACGCAAGAGGGGATGCAACTGGTGGAAAAAGCCAGTGCGTTGATTAATGGTATGGTGGATAACGTTGAAGAGATGGATGTGATTCTGCGTGAAATCGGCCAGGCCAGTCGCGAACAAACCGATGGGATTTCGCAAATCAACAGCGCGATTGGGCTGATTGACGCCACCACGCAACAGAACTCGTGTCTGGTTGAGGAGTCCGTTGCGGCAGCGGCGTCGCTGAATGAGCAGGCCCAGCACTTAAAAGAGATCGTGAAAGTGTTCCGCATCCGTACGGAGGACGTACCGCCTGCTTAA
- a CDS encoding methyl-accepting chemotaxis protein: MSSHPYVSQHNYPLDDDTTLMSTTDLQSYITHANDTFVQVSGFTLNELLTQPHNLVRHPDMPKAAFADMWYTLRQGEPWSGIVKNRRKNGDHYWVRANAVPMVREGRVTGYMSIRTRATDEEIAAVEPLYKALNEGRSNKRIHKGLVVRKGWLGKLPAIPIRWRVRSVMALTGVVLMVAMAQMGVAWPALFVNALLMLAGTAVFEWQIVRPIENVARQALKVATGERNSVSHLNRSDELGLMLRAVGQLGLMCRWLINDVSSQVSSVRNGSETLAKGNDDLNKHTRQTVENVQQTVTTMNQMAESVKKNSTTASAADKLSSAASSAATQGGEAMETVIKTMDDIADSTQQIGTITTLINDIAFQTNILALNAAVEAARAGEQGKGFAVVAGEVRHLASRSASAANDIRKLIDASASRVQSGSEQVHAAGRTMDDIVAQVQNVTQLIAQISHSTLEQADGLSSLTRAVDELNHITQKNAELVEESAQVSAMVKHRASRLEDAVTVLH, encoded by the coding sequence ATGTCTTCTCATCCCTACGTCAGCCAGCATAATTATCCGCTGGATGATGATACAACCCTGATGTCCACAACTGACCTGCAAAGCTATATCACCCATGCAAATGATACCTTCGTTCAGGTAAGCGGCTTTACGCTGAATGAACTGCTTACGCAACCGCATAATCTGGTACGCCACCCGGACATGCCGAAAGCCGCGTTTGCGGATATGTGGTACACCCTCAGGCAGGGTGAGCCGTGGAGCGGCATCGTGAAAAACCGACGGAAGAATGGCGATCACTACTGGGTGCGGGCGAATGCGGTGCCGATGGTGCGGGAAGGGCGCGTGACCGGCTATATGTCGATTCGTACCCGCGCGACAGATGAAGAGATTGCTGCCGTTGAGCCTTTGTATAAGGCGCTGAATGAAGGCCGCAGCAACAAACGTATCCACAAAGGACTGGTGGTGCGTAAAGGCTGGCTGGGGAAACTGCCGGCAATCCCCATTCGCTGGCGTGTACGCAGCGTTATGGCGCTAACAGGCGTGGTGCTGATGGTGGCGATGGCGCAAATGGGCGTTGCGTGGCCAGCGCTATTCGTGAACGCCCTGCTGATGCTGGCGGGAACGGCGGTGTTTGAATGGCAGATTGTGCGTCCGATCGAAAATGTCGCCCGGCAGGCGTTGAAAGTCGCAACGGGCGAGCGTAACAGCGTATCGCATCTTAACCGTAGTGACGAACTGGGGCTGATGTTGCGCGCGGTAGGCCAGCTTGGGCTTATGTGCCGCTGGCTGATTAATGATGTCTCAAGCCAGGTTTCCAGCGTAAGAAACGGCAGCGAGACGTTAGCGAAAGGCAATGACGATCTGAACAAACATACCCGCCAGACGGTAGAGAATGTGCAGCAGACGGTGACGACCATGAACCAGATGGCGGAGTCCGTGAAGAAAAATTCCACCACCGCGTCCGCCGCCGATAAATTATCCAGCGCGGCCAGCAGTGCGGCGACGCAGGGCGGAGAGGCGATGGAAACCGTCATTAAAACGATGGATGACATCGCTGACAGCACGCAGCAGATTGGCACAATCACTACGCTGATTAACGATATTGCTTTCCAGACGAATATCCTGGCGCTGAACGCGGCGGTTGAAGCGGCGCGAGCGGGCGAGCAGGGTAAAGGATTTGCCGTTGTCGCCGGGGAGGTTCGCCATCTTGCCAGCCGAAGCGCCAGCGCGGCGAATGATATTCGTAAGCTCATTGACGCCAGCGCAAGCCGGGTACAGTCCGGCTCCGAACAGGTTCATGCGGCAGGACGCACGATGGATGATATTGTGGCTCAGGTGCAAAACGTCACTCAGCTTATTGCGCAAATCAGCCACTCGACGCTGGAACAGGCGGACGGACTCTCCAGCCTGACCCGCGCCGTGGATGAGTTAAACCATATCACGCAGAAAAATGCCGAGCTGGTGGAGGAGAGCGCTCAGGTTTCAGCGATGGTTAAACATCGCGCCAGCCGTCTGGAAGACGCGGTAACGGTTCTGCATTAA
- the ygjG gene encoding putrescine aminotransferase produces the protein MNRLPSSASALACSAHALNLIEKRTLDHEEMKALNREVIDYFKEHVNPGFLEYRKSVTAGGDYGAVEWQAGSLNTLVDTQGQEFIDCLGGFGIFNVGHRNPVVVSAVQNQLAKQPLHSQELLDPLRAMLAKTLAALTPGKLKYSFFSNSGTESVEAALKLAKAYQSPRGKFTFIATSGAFHGKSLGSLSATAKSTFRKPFMPLLPGFRHVPFGNIEAMRTALSECKKTGDDVAAVILEPIQGEGGVILPPQGYLTAVRKLCDEFGALMILDEVQTGMGRTGKMFACEHENVQPDILCLAKALGGGVMPVGATIATEEVFSVLFDNPFLHTTTFGGNPLACAAALATINVLLEQNLPAQAEQKGDMLLDGFLQLAREYPDLVQDARGKGMLMAIEFVDNEIGYNFASEMFRQRVLVAGTLNNSKTIRIEPPLTLTIEQCEQVLKATRKALAALRVSVEET, from the coding sequence TTGAACAGGTTACCTTCCAGCGCATCGGCCCTGGCCTGTAGCGCACACGCACTGAATCTCATTGAAAAGCGAACGCTTGATCATGAGGAAATGAAAGCACTGAACCGAGAGGTGATTGATTACTTCAAAGAGCATGTTAATCCGGGGTTTTTAGAGTATCGAAAATCTGTGACCGCTGGCGGGGATTACGGAGCCGTAGAGTGGCAAGCGGGAAGTCTGAATACGCTTGTCGACACCCAGGGACAGGAGTTTATTGATTGCCTGGGTGGTTTTGGCATTTTCAACGTGGGGCACCGTAATCCAGTTGTCGTATCCGCCGTACAGAATCAACTCGCAAAACAACCTCTGCACAGCCAGGAGTTACTGGACCCGCTCCGGGCCATGCTAGCTAAAACGCTCGCAGCGCTCACGCCTGGAAAACTGAAGTACAGTTTTTTCAGCAACAGCGGCACCGAATCGGTGGAAGCGGCGCTGAAACTGGCGAAAGCGTATCAGTCGCCGCGCGGTAAGTTTACCTTTATCGCTACCAGCGGCGCGTTTCACGGTAAATCGCTGGGGTCGCTTTCCGCCACGGCGAAATCCACGTTCCGCAAGCCGTTTATGCCGCTACTGCCGGGCTTTCGCCATGTACCGTTTGGCAACATTGAGGCCATGCGTACTGCGCTTAGCGAGTGTAAAAAAACCGGCGACGATGTGGCAGCCGTCATTCTGGAACCAATTCAGGGCGAGGGCGGCGTGATCCTGCCGCCGCAGGGCTATCTGACCGCCGTGCGTAAACTCTGCGATGAGTTTGGCGCCCTGATGATTCTGGATGAAGTCCAGACCGGCATGGGGCGCACCGGTAAGATGTTCGCCTGTGAACATGAAAACGTGCAGCCTGACATTTTATGTCTGGCAAAAGCGTTGGGCGGCGGCGTGATGCCGGTTGGGGCAACCATCGCTACCGAAGAGGTATTCTCCGTTCTGTTCGATAATCCGTTCCTGCACACCACAACCTTTGGCGGCAACCCGCTGGCCTGTGCGGCAGCATTAGCGACCATTAACGTGTTGCTGGAGCAGAATCTACCGGCACAGGCAGAGCAGAAAGGCGATATGTTGCTGGACGGCTTCCTCCAGCTTGCCAGGGAATACCCTGACCTGGTGCAGGACGCTCGCGGAAAAGGGATGTTGATGGCGATTGAGTTTGTTGACAACGAAATCGGCTACAACTTCGCCAGCGAGATGTTCCGCCAGCGGGTACTGGTTGCCGGGACGCTCAACAACTCGAAAACGATTCGCATCGAACCACCGCTGACATTAACAATTGAGCAGTGTGAGCAGGTGTTAAAGGCGACCCGCAAGGCTCTGGCGGCGTTACGGGTGAGCGTGGAGGAAACATAA